Proteins from a genomic interval of Nematostella vectensis chromosome 12, jaNemVect1.1, whole genome shotgun sequence:
- the LOC5506913 gene encoding substance-P receptor — protein sequence MSTNSSSPVVQALIKAAFSMVTVTGVIGNILVILVVLLNKPMRTPMNYLLVNLAISDMLLLVFFSPTFIFRGAYKHPTGRTGDVLCVLLTGESFAWMGGYASAYFLVAIAIERYYAVTRPHRFGASITKHRLKLLVFLCWLFALCWNAIGFAVKRYDDKTGFCVARWPDPENSFKIYSLLCLLVLGVIPIFTMSFLYSQVVVTLWCRRDVVQVNNQESERKRRMKATKMVLTVSAIYTLSWIPELTVFTIFAFAPRYVDIEIAYPASVAMVTVNSAVNPIIYTLHGERFRYFLKRLLFRCCRKKASELVPASNHVAGWHSHMSATQFDEPNMSYDTRL from the coding sequence ATGTCCACGAACTCTTCGTCCCCGGTGGTGCAAGCGCTCATCAAGGCGGCGTTCTCCATGGTTACCGTGACAGGTGTCATTGGTAATATATTGGTGATCTTGGTAGTTCTCCTGAACAAGCCGATGAGGACACCCATGAATTATTTGCTTGTGAACCTCGCGATCAGCGACATGCTACTCCTAGTATTTTTCTCTCCCACGTTCATCTTTCGCGGCGCTTATAAACACCCAACAGGACGCACAGGAGATGTGTTATGCGTGCTGCTGACTGGAGAGAGTTTTGCGTGGATGGGGGGCTACGCCTCGGCTTATTTCTTAGTCGCTATTGCTATTGAGAGGTACTATGCGGTGACGAGACCACATCGATTCGGGGCTAGCATCACTAAGCATCGCCTCAAGCTCCTGGTGTTTTTGTGCTGGTTATTCGCGCTTTGCTGGAACGCTATCGGCTTCGCGGTGAAGCGCTATGATGACAAGACTGGCTTCTGTGTCGCCCGATGGCCAGACCCCGAAAACTCTTTTAAAATCTACAGCCTGTTGTGTCTACTCGTACTAGGAGTCATCCCGATATTCACGATGTCTTTTCTCTACTCGCAAGTggtggtcaccctgtggtgCAGGCGCGACGTGGTTCAGGTAAATAACCAGGAGTCTGAGCGCAAGCGGCGAATGAAAGCCACTAAAATGGTACTGACCGTTAGTGCCATCTACACGTTGTCATGGATACCGGAACTCACTGTATTTACAATCTTCGCCTTCGCGCCAAGATACGTCGACATTGAAATAGCTTACCCTGCTTCTGTTGCCATGGTGACTGTTAATTCGGCCGTGAATCCTATCATTTATACGCTCCATGGCGAGAGGTTCCGATATTTCCTTAAAAGGCTCCTGTTCCGCTGCTGTAGGAAAAAGGCTAGTGAACTGGTCCCAGCGAGTAACCACGTGGCCGGGTGGCATTCGCACATGAGCGCCACGCAGTTCGACGAACCCAACATGTCGTACGACACACGGCTATAA